A stretch of Amycolatopsis balhimycina FH 1894 DNA encodes these proteins:
- the metF gene encoding methylenetetrahydrofolate reductase [NAD(P)H], giving the protein MTSVIERLSGDGPKFSIEFFPPRDTADEAVLWKAVRELEPYDPAYMSITYGAGGSSRDGTIRSIARVATETTLVPMAHLTAVNHSVAELRNVIGWYASVGVRNILALRGDPPGDVYGEWVPHPEGLTYAEELVQLVRELGDFCVGVSAYTYGHPRSPDLETDTKYLVRKLRAGADFAIAQLFHDAEDFLRLRDRVAATGCDIPVLPGVMPLTTMRTLQTTIKLSGAPAPRKLLDRLEPLADDPKAFRAAGIDVTTELCERLIGEGVPSLHFYTFNRSKATREVIARLGLVPARA; this is encoded by the coding sequence ATGACGTCGGTGATCGAGCGGTTGAGCGGAGACGGGCCGAAGTTCTCCATCGAGTTCTTCCCACCCCGGGACACGGCGGACGAGGCCGTCCTGTGGAAGGCCGTCCGGGAGCTCGAGCCGTACGACCCGGCCTACATGTCCATCACCTACGGCGCCGGCGGCTCCAGCCGCGACGGCACGATCCGCAGCATCGCCCGCGTCGCGACCGAGACGACGCTGGTGCCGATGGCGCACCTGACCGCGGTCAACCACTCCGTCGCCGAGCTGCGCAACGTGATCGGCTGGTACGCCTCGGTCGGCGTCCGCAACATCCTCGCGCTGCGCGGCGACCCGCCGGGCGACGTCTACGGCGAATGGGTCCCGCACCCGGAGGGCCTGACCTACGCCGAAGAGCTGGTGCAGCTGGTGCGCGAGCTGGGCGACTTCTGCGTCGGCGTGTCGGCGTACACCTACGGCCACCCGCGCTCGCCGGACCTGGAGACCGACACGAAGTACCTGGTCCGCAAGCTGCGGGCGGGCGCGGACTTCGCGATCGCCCAGCTGTTCCACGACGCCGAGGACTTCCTGCGGCTGCGCGACCGGGTCGCCGCGACCGGCTGCGACATCCCGGTGCTGCCCGGTGTGATGCCGCTGACGACGATGCGGACCCTGCAGACGACGATCAAGCTGTCCGGCGCGCCGGCCCCGCGGAAGCTGCTCGACCGGCTCGAGCCGCTGGCCGACGACCCCAAGGCGTTCCGCGCCGCGGGCATCGACGTCACCACCGAGCTGTGCGAGAGGCTGATCGGCGAGGGCGTGCCGAGCCTGCACTTCTACACGTTCAACCGGTCGAAGGCGACGCGCGAGGTGATCGCCCGGCTGGGCCTCGTCCCAGCCCGTGCTTAA
- a CDS encoding phytoene/squalene synthase family protein: MNELDAAGITEPALRAAYTRCRRINAHYGRTFFLATRLLPARARPAAHTLYGFARMADELVDNPSPGSEPAVELDRVAAMVDVVFDGGTPDDPVLVALSDTVRRYGLSRELFDAFLKSMRADLKPVEYTTFAELGEYMYGSAAVIGLQMLPVFGTVGPLAEAEAGAVALGEAFQLTNFLRDVGEDLDRGRLYLPSAELAAFGVSRELLERRRPDPRIRAALAYFVARTRAVYRRAEAGVALLRPESRPCVRTALTLYEGILDEIVALDYDVLTRRAVVPKRRRLVVALPPLATMWASETFRGGRRLRS; this comes from the coding sequence GTGAACGAACTCGACGCCGCGGGCATCACCGAACCTGCCCTGCGCGCCGCCTACACCCGGTGCCGCCGCATCAACGCGCACTACGGGCGCACGTTCTTCCTGGCCACGCGGCTGCTGCCGGCCCGGGCGCGGCCGGCCGCGCACACGCTGTACGGGTTCGCGCGGATGGCCGACGAACTGGTCGACAACCCGTCGCCGGGCAGCGAGCCGGCGGTCGAGCTGGACCGCGTCGCGGCCATGGTCGACGTCGTCTTCGACGGCGGGACCCCGGACGATCCGGTGCTGGTGGCGCTGTCGGACACGGTGCGCCGGTACGGCCTCTCGCGGGAGCTGTTCGACGCGTTCCTGAAGTCGATGCGGGCGGACCTCAAGCCCGTCGAGTACACGACGTTCGCGGAGCTGGGCGAGTACATGTACGGCTCGGCCGCGGTGATCGGGCTGCAGATGCTGCCGGTGTTCGGCACCGTCGGGCCGCTCGCCGAGGCCGAAGCGGGCGCGGTCGCCCTCGGCGAGGCGTTCCAGCTGACGAACTTCCTGCGCGACGTCGGCGAGGACCTCGACCGCGGGCGGCTCTACCTGCCGAGCGCGGAACTGGCCGCGTTCGGTGTCTCGCGGGAGCTGCTGGAGCGGCGCCGCCCCGACCCGCGGATCCGCGCGGCGCTGGCGTACTTCGTGGCGCGGACGCGGGCGGTGTACCGGCGGGCCGAAGCCGGCGTGGCCTTGCTGCGCCCCGAATCGCGGCCGTGCGTGCGGACGGCGTTGACGCTGTACGAAGGGATCCTCGACGAGATCGTCGCGCTGGACTACGACGTCCTGACGCGGCGGGCGGTGGTCCCGAAGCGGCGCAGGCTGGTAGTCGCACTACCCCCCTTGGCCACGATGTGGGCGAGCGAGACGTTCCGCGGCGGTCGTAGGCTGCGATCATGA
- a CDS encoding Rv2175c family DNA-binding protein, which produces MSGIPVAEDILDTAIAVLPLQAVADVLGTSSNKVRQMLRDGQLIAVRRRGELCVPGDFFVKDGVVKGLTGTITVLADSGYSRTEMLRWLFTADDTLPGSTPINALRSNHGTEVKRRAQAMAF; this is translated from the coding sequence GTGAGTGGGATTCCTGTCGCCGAAGACATCCTCGACACCGCCATCGCGGTCCTCCCGTTGCAGGCGGTGGCGGACGTCCTCGGGACGTCGAGCAACAAGGTCCGGCAGATGCTGCGCGACGGGCAGCTGATCGCGGTCCGGCGCCGCGGCGAACTGTGCGTGCCCGGCGACTTCTTCGTCAAGGACGGCGTCGTCAAGGGCCTGACCGGGACGATCACCGTGCTCGCCGACTCCGGGTACAGCCGGACGGAGATGCTGCGGTGGCTGTTCACGGCCGACGACACGCTGCCGGGAAGCACCCCGATCAACGCGCTGCGCAGCAACCACGGCACCGAGGTCAAGCGGCGCGCGCAGGCGATGGCGTTCTGA
- the merB gene encoding organomercurial lyase, with the protein MRDDASWDEDVRLAVFRAFAAHGRAPSAPELADAAGGSLAVAKQALHRLADAHHLVLDECEHVVLAHPFAAKSLGFSVMGSHTLWWGGCAWDSFAIPHLVDGEPEVLVATRCPGCGQPHALVVNRTEPPEGTQVAHFLVAAARMWDDVLHTCGNQRLFCCESCVDAWLAETGQAKGSVLDLVTLWRLARGWYEGRLERGYRRREPGSAAAYFAETGLTGPFWAAAAGV; encoded by the coding sequence ATGAGGGACGACGCGAGCTGGGACGAGGACGTGCGCCTCGCGGTCTTTCGCGCCTTCGCCGCCCACGGCCGCGCGCCGAGCGCCCCGGAGCTGGCCGACGCGGCGGGCGGGTCGCTCGCCGTCGCCAAGCAGGCGCTGCACCGCCTGGCCGACGCCCACCACCTGGTCCTCGACGAGTGCGAGCACGTCGTGCTGGCGCACCCGTTCGCCGCGAAGTCGCTCGGCTTCTCCGTGATGGGCTCGCACACGCTGTGGTGGGGCGGCTGCGCGTGGGACTCGTTCGCCATCCCCCACCTGGTCGACGGCGAGCCGGAGGTGCTCGTCGCGACCCGCTGTCCCGGGTGCGGGCAGCCGCACGCGCTGGTGGTGAACCGGACCGAGCCGCCCGAGGGCACCCAGGTGGCGCACTTCCTCGTGGCCGCCGCGCGGATGTGGGACGACGTGCTGCACACGTGCGGGAACCAGCGGCTCTTCTGCTGCGAGTCCTGTGTGGACGCCTGGCTGGCGGAAACCGGGCAGGCCAAGGGGTCCGTGCTGGACCTCGTCACGCTCTGGCGGCTCGCGCGCGGCTGGTACGAGGGCAGGCTCGAACGCGGTTACCGGCGGCGCGAGCCGGGCAGCGCGGCCGCCTACTTCGCCGAAACGGGCCTGACCGGGCCGTTCTGGGCGGCCGCGGCGGGAGTCTGA
- a CDS encoding LLM class F420-dependent oxidoreductase — MTERRIRIGLQLQPQHADYDSIRRTASAAEDLGADIVFNWDHFYPLYGEPEGKHFECWTMLGAWAESTSRVEIGALVTCNSYRNPELLADMARTVDHISGGRLILGIGSGWFEKDYDEYGYEFGTAGGRLDDLAESLPRIESRLGKLNPAPTRKIPVLIGGGGEKKTLKLVAKHGDIWHGFGDPEVVGRKVKILDQHCADVGRDPAEIERSCGVQGEPDELGPKLLDLGVTTFTVGVGGPDYDLGALQKWLAWRDKTQS, encoded by the coding sequence ATGACCGAACGACGTATCCGGATCGGCCTGCAGCTCCAGCCGCAGCACGCCGACTACGACTCCATCCGGCGCACCGCGTCGGCCGCCGAGGACCTCGGCGCCGACATCGTCTTCAACTGGGACCACTTCTACCCGCTGTACGGCGAGCCCGAGGGCAAGCACTTCGAGTGCTGGACGATGCTCGGCGCGTGGGCGGAGTCGACGTCCCGGGTGGAGATCGGCGCGCTCGTCACGTGCAACAGCTACCGCAACCCCGAACTGCTGGCCGACATGGCCCGCACGGTCGACCACATCTCCGGCGGCCGGCTCATCCTCGGCATCGGCTCCGGCTGGTTCGAGAAGGACTACGACGAGTACGGCTACGAGTTCGGCACCGCGGGCGGCCGCCTCGACGACCTGGCGGAGTCCCTCCCCCGCATCGAGTCGCGCCTGGGCAAGCTGAACCCGGCGCCGACCCGCAAGATCCCGGTGCTCATCGGCGGTGGCGGCGAGAAGAAGACGCTGAAGCTCGTCGCGAAGCACGGCGACATCTGGCACGGCTTCGGTGACCCGGAGGTCGTCGGCCGCAAGGTGAAGATCCTCGACCAGCACTGCGCGGACGTCGGCCGCGACCCGGCCGAGATCGAGCGCTCGTGCGGTGTGCAGGGCGAGCCGGACGAACTGGGCCCGAAGCTCCTCGACCTGGGCGTCACGACGTTCACGGTCGGCGTGGGCGGCCCGGACTACGACCTGGGCGCCCTCCAGAAGTGGCTCGCCTGGCGCGACAAGACCCAGAGCTGA
- a CDS encoding DUF885 domain-containing protein has translation MASTASEGVHGICDRYVDDYAAADPVAATAQGIAGHDHRLTDYSAAGFAERAGLAARAHAAVTAAEPRDAAERAAKAVFTERVGLELEIHEAGLDVASLNVIASPVQELRMVFDLMPLETEHDWSVVATRLGEVPKALAGVRSGLLSAADAGRVAALRQVAKVAEQCETWAGLKEETGFFTGLVGGASSQGEALKSDLAHGARAADEAYAEFAGFLRAELAPKAPVKDAVGEDVYRLWSRYFVGATLDLREAYEWGWAEFARIEEEMRAVANRVKAGATPAEAAAVLDADPRYRVRGRAEFEAWMQRLSDQALESLRGKHFDISDRVMALECKIAPPGGGVGAYYTGPSEDFSRPGRMWWSLPAGRDEFVTWRETSTVYHEGAPGHHLQIATAVDQSDGLNKYQRMMAFTSGHAEGWALYAERLMQELGYLADDGDLLGMLSEQLFRAARVIVDLGMHLELAIPSGTGFHEGERWTPELGLEFVLSRTITDPAHVHDEIDRYLGWPGQAPAYKIGERLWLAARAEAQVRAGKSFDIKHFHTEALKLGGMGLDTLREQLSQLD, from the coding sequence ATGGCTTCTACTGCTTCCGAGGGCGTGCACGGGATCTGCGACCGCTACGTCGACGACTACGCGGCCGCGGACCCCGTCGCGGCGACCGCGCAGGGCATCGCCGGGCACGACCACCGGCTGACCGACTACTCGGCGGCCGGGTTCGCCGAGCGCGCCGGGCTGGCCGCGCGGGCGCACGCCGCCGTCACCGCCGCCGAACCGCGGGACGCCGCCGAACGCGCCGCCAAGGCCGTGTTCACCGAGCGCGTCGGCCTGGAGCTGGAGATCCACGAGGCCGGCCTCGACGTCGCGAGCCTGAACGTCATCGCCAGCCCTGTGCAGGAGCTGCGGATGGTGTTCGACCTGATGCCGCTCGAGACCGAGCACGACTGGTCGGTCGTCGCGACCCGGCTCGGCGAGGTGCCGAAAGCACTGGCCGGCGTCCGCAGCGGCCTGCTTTCGGCGGCCGACGCGGGACGCGTCGCGGCGCTGCGTCAGGTCGCGAAGGTGGCGGAGCAGTGCGAGACGTGGGCAGGCCTGAAGGAGGAGACGGGGTTCTTCACCGGGCTCGTCGGCGGCGCGTCTTCTCAGGGCGAAGCGCTGAAGTCGGACCTCGCGCACGGTGCTCGCGCCGCTGACGAGGCGTACGCGGAGTTCGCCGGGTTCCTGCGTGCCGAGCTGGCACCGAAGGCCCCGGTCAAGGACGCCGTCGGCGAGGACGTCTACCGCCTGTGGTCGCGGTACTTCGTCGGCGCCACGCTGGACCTGCGCGAGGCCTACGAATGGGGCTGGGCGGAGTTCGCCCGGATCGAGGAGGAGATGCGCGCCGTCGCGAACCGCGTCAAGGCGGGCGCGACCCCCGCGGAAGCCGCGGCGGTGCTGGACGCCGACCCGCGCTACCGCGTCCGCGGCCGCGCCGAGTTCGAGGCGTGGATGCAGCGCCTGTCCGACCAGGCGCTGGAGTCGTTGCGCGGCAAGCACTTCGACATCTCCGACCGCGTGATGGCCCTGGAGTGCAAGATCGCCCCGCCGGGCGGCGGCGTCGGCGCGTACTACACGGGCCCGAGCGAGGACTTCAGCCGTCCGGGCCGGATGTGGTGGTCCCTGCCCGCAGGCCGCGACGAGTTCGTCACGTGGCGCGAGACGAGCACCGTCTACCACGAAGGAGCCCCGGGCCACCACCTCCAGATCGCGACGGCGGTGGACCAGTCGGACGGGCTGAACAAGTACCAGCGGATGATGGCGTTCACGTCGGGCCACGCGGAGGGCTGGGCCCTGTACGCGGAGCGCCTGATGCAGGAACTGGGCTACCTCGCGGACGACGGCGACCTGCTGGGCATGCTTTCGGAGCAGCTGTTCCGCGCGGCCCGGGTGATCGTCGACCTGGGCATGCACCTGGAGCTTGCGATCCCGTCCGGGACCGGCTTCCACGAGGGCGAGCGCTGGACGCCGGAGCTGGGCCTGGAGTTCGTGCTGAGCCGCACGATCACGGACCCGGCCCACGTCCACGACGAGATCGACCGCTACCTGGGCTGGCCGGGCCAGGCCCCGGCGTACAAGATCGGCGAGCGCCTCTGGCTGGCGGCGCGCGCGGAGGCCCAGGTTCGGGCCGGGAAGTCGTTCGACATCAAGCACTTCCACACGGAGGCGCTGAAGCTGGGCGGCATGGGGCTGGACACGCTGCGGGAACAGCTTTCCCAGCTGGACTGA
- a CDS encoding polyprenyl synthetase family protein has product MSAPVPDADLPAHVERALAGFLGRASAEILGTEPTVAAGIDALSGFVLNGGKRLRPTFAWWGWRGAGGDPAGPDAEGVLQAVSSLELIQACALIHDDLIDSSDSRRGFPTVHIAGAKLHADRGWLGSPATFGLATAVLVGDLALAWADDMFADAPLPAGTLAAARPAWRAMRTEVLAGQYLDVRTQATGDASVEAALKIDKLKTAAYTVQRPLHLGAALGGASPELIATLLEFGGEVGVAFQLRDDLLGVFGDPSVTGKPAGDDLREGKRTLLVALGLRLAAEKGERAAATVIADAIGDAALSDEGVETVRMALQQVGAVEAVERRIDELTTAAMAALERAHLAEPAPEALTGLVVKATQRTY; this is encoded by the coding sequence ATGAGTGCGCCCGTTCCCGACGCCGACCTGCCCGCCCACGTCGAGCGCGCGCTGGCCGGATTCCTCGGCCGGGCGAGCGCCGAAATCCTCGGGACCGAGCCGACCGTGGCCGCCGGGATCGACGCGCTGAGCGGGTTCGTGCTGAACGGCGGCAAGCGGTTGCGCCCGACGTTCGCGTGGTGGGGCTGGCGCGGCGCGGGCGGCGACCCGGCGGGCCCGGACGCCGAAGGTGTCCTGCAGGCGGTGTCCAGCCTCGAGCTGATCCAGGCGTGCGCGCTGATCCACGACGACCTGATCGACTCCTCCGACTCCCGCCGCGGCTTCCCGACCGTGCACATCGCGGGCGCGAAGCTGCACGCGGACCGGGGCTGGCTCGGTTCGCCGGCGACGTTCGGCCTGGCCACCGCCGTGCTGGTCGGCGACCTGGCGCTGGCCTGGGCGGACGACATGTTCGCCGACGCCCCGCTGCCGGCCGGGACGCTCGCCGCCGCGCGCCCGGCCTGGCGCGCGATGCGCACCGAGGTACTGGCCGGGCAGTACCTCGACGTCCGGACGCAGGCGACCGGGGACGCCTCCGTCGAGGCCGCGCTCAAGATCGACAAGCTGAAGACGGCCGCCTACACCGTGCAGCGGCCGCTGCACCTGGGCGCCGCGCTCGGCGGCGCCTCCCCCGAGCTGATCGCCACGCTGCTGGAGTTCGGCGGCGAAGTGGGCGTCGCCTTCCAGCTGCGCGACGACCTGCTGGGCGTGTTCGGCGACCCGTCGGTGACCGGCAAGCCCGCCGGCGACGACCTGCGGGAAGGCAAGCGCACCCTGCTGGTCGCGCTCGGCCTGCGGCTCGCCGCGGAAAAGGGCGAGCGGGCCGCGGCCACCGTGATCGCGGACGCGATCGGCGACGCGGCCCTGTCCGACGAGGGTGTCGAGACCGTCCGGATGGCCTTGCAGCAGGTCGGCGCGGTCGAGGCGGTCGAGCGGCGGATCGACGAGCTGACGACGGCGGCGATGGCCGCCCTCGAGCGCGCGCACCTGGCCGAGCCGGCGCCCGAGGCACTGACCGGGCTCGTCGTCAAGGCCACCCAGCGGACGTACTGA
- the crtI gene encoding phytoene desaturase family protein gives MRTIRRSAGAADHVVVIGAGLAGLSATLHLLGAGRQVTLLEQADVPGGRAGQRSFDGNAVDTGASVLTMPELLAEAFAAVGESLAKNLRLTRLDPAYRARFADGSTLALHTDGEAMETEIRAFAGAREAAGYRALRRWLTELYTVQKDHFLAANFDSPLDLARPELAKLAALGGFGRLGPRVGRYLLDERVRRLFTFQALYAGLDPARAIGAYGVIAYMDTVGGVYYPEGGMGEIGRAMTGAAARAGADVRFGTEAAWLERVDQRVRAVRTRSGERIACDAVVLATELGAAYRLLGAKPRRPVPLRYSPSAVVLHGRTTKAWDLGHHTIFFGDAWERTFAEIIREGKLMSDPSLLVTRPTATDPGLAGRGGEIVSVLAPAPNLRRGPIDWARVRGPYREELLRTLEARGLTGFGDEFTVDETITPADWAVRGLTAGTPFSLAHTFAQTGPFRPANLVRVAGNAVLAGCGTTPGVGIPPVLISGRLAAERITGR, from the coding sequence GTGCGGACGATCAGGAGGTCCGCCGGGGCCGCCGACCACGTCGTCGTGATCGGGGCCGGGCTGGCCGGGCTTTCGGCGACCCTGCACCTGCTCGGCGCGGGACGGCAGGTCACGCTGCTGGAGCAGGCGGACGTCCCGGGCGGGCGGGCCGGGCAGCGGAGCTTCGACGGCAACGCCGTGGACACCGGCGCGAGCGTGCTCACCATGCCGGAACTGCTGGCGGAGGCGTTCGCCGCGGTCGGCGAGTCCCTGGCGAAGAACCTGCGCCTGACGAGGCTCGACCCGGCGTACCGGGCGCGGTTCGCCGACGGCTCCACGCTGGCGCTGCACACCGACGGCGAAGCGATGGAGACCGAGATCCGCGCCTTCGCCGGTGCCCGCGAAGCGGCCGGCTACCGGGCGCTGCGGCGCTGGCTGACCGAGCTGTACACCGTGCAGAAGGACCACTTCCTGGCGGCGAACTTCGACTCGCCGCTCGACCTCGCCCGCCCCGAGCTGGCGAAGCTCGCCGCGCTGGGCGGGTTCGGCCGGCTCGGCCCGCGCGTCGGCCGCTACCTGCTCGACGAGCGCGTCCGGCGGCTCTTCACCTTCCAAGCGCTCTACGCGGGTCTCGACCCGGCCCGGGCGATCGGCGCGTACGGCGTCATCGCCTACATGGACACCGTCGGCGGCGTCTACTACCCCGAAGGCGGGATGGGCGAGATCGGCCGGGCGATGACCGGTGCCGCCGCACGGGCGGGCGCGGACGTGCGCTTCGGCACCGAAGCCGCCTGGCTGGAGCGGGTCGACCAGCGGGTGCGCGCGGTCCGCACGCGCTCGGGCGAACGCATCGCGTGCGACGCCGTCGTGCTGGCCACCGAGCTGGGTGCCGCGTACCGCCTCCTCGGGGCGAAGCCCCGGCGACCGGTACCGCTGCGCTACTCGCCGTCCGCCGTGGTCCTGCACGGCCGCACCACGAAAGCGTGGGACCTCGGGCACCACACGATCTTCTTCGGCGATGCCTGGGAGCGGACGTTCGCGGAGATCATCCGCGAAGGGAAGCTCATGAGCGACCCGTCGCTGCTGGTCACGCGGCCGACGGCGACGGACCCGGGGCTGGCCGGCCGGGGTGGCGAGATCGTCTCGGTGCTCGCGCCCGCCCCCAACCTGCGTCGCGGGCCGATCGACTGGGCCCGCGTTCGCGGGCCGTACCGCGAAGAGCTGCTTCGCACGCTGGAGGCACGCGGGCTGACCGGCTTCGGCGACGAGTTCACCGTCGACGAGACGATCACCCCGGCGGACTGGGCGGTGCGCGGGCTGACGGCCGGGACGCCGTTCTCGCTGGCGCACACGTTTGCGCAGACCGGTCCCTTCCGGCCGGCGAACCTGGTGCGCGTGGCGGGCAACGCGGTGCTGGCCGGCTGCGGCACGACCCCGGGTGTCGGCATCCCGCCGGTGCTCATCTCCGGACGACTGGCAGCGGAAAGGATCACCGGCCGGTGA
- a CDS encoding DMT family transporter, with the protein MSIATPTRARSSAALVLAGVLWGTGGLAGSLLGDLAGLHPLAVAAYRLLVGGAAATLFVLLKGVTLPRTAEAAKRIIAVGGLFALFQASYFAAVALSSVSVATMTTIGAAPVVVTLAGRRKPHRWTLVSLAGTLAGLVLLRWSPGEATSLAGLGFALLAAAGFATLTLLTAKPVEGLEPLSTTAFGCLAGGLLLTPVASWSGMALPLHADVLLVTCYLGAVPTALAYAAYLRGLTNAHPLLGALAAVLEPLTAAMLSAVLFGERLSVTAWCGAAVLVAALVVGYWRPEPR; encoded by the coding sequence ATGTCCATCGCCACACCCACGCGCGCCCGTTCGTCGGCCGCGCTCGTTCTCGCCGGTGTCCTGTGGGGCACCGGCGGTCTCGCCGGCTCGCTGCTCGGCGACCTCGCCGGCCTTCACCCGCTCGCCGTCGCCGCTTACCGGCTGCTCGTCGGCGGCGCCGCGGCGACCCTCTTCGTCCTCCTCAAAGGCGTCACCCTCCCGCGCACGGCAGAAGCGGCGAAGCGCATCATCGCCGTCGGCGGGCTGTTCGCCCTGTTCCAGGCGAGCTACTTCGCCGCCGTCGCGCTGAGCTCGGTGAGCGTCGCGACCATGACCACCATCGGGGCCGCGCCTGTCGTGGTCACCCTCGCCGGGCGGCGGAAACCGCACCGCTGGACGCTGGTCTCGCTGGCCGGCACCCTCGCCGGCCTGGTGTTGCTCCGCTGGTCACCGGGCGAAGCGACCTCCCTCGCCGGGCTCGGCTTCGCGCTGCTCGCGGCGGCCGGCTTCGCCACCCTCACCTTGCTCACCGCCAAGCCGGTCGAGGGCCTGGAACCGCTGTCCACGACGGCGTTCGGCTGCCTGGCCGGTGGCCTGCTGCTCACCCCCGTGGCGAGCTGGTCCGGCATGGCGCTGCCGCTGCACGCGGACGTCCTCCTCGTGACGTGCTACCTCGGCGCGGTGCCGACCGCGCTCGCCTACGCCGCGTACCTGCGTGGCCTGACCAACGCGCACCCGCTCCTGGGCGCGCTGGCGGCGGTGCTCGAGCCGCTGACGGCGGCGATGCTGTCCGCGGTCCTGTTCGGCGAGCGGCTGAGCGTCACGGCGTGGTGCGGCGCCGCCGTGCTGGTCGCGGCGCTCGTGGTCGGCTACTGGCGCCCGGAGCCGCGCTGA
- a CDS encoding GNAT family N-acetyltransferase encodes MTAMPAGYSRYVQLSSDEFRARLPEALDIYVRAMRYPAGTAEQRAPMWLTHALREGWRCMAALDADDVLLGVAYGYRGRAGQWWHEQVRHGLSRRSGPAEADRWLSDYFELTEIHVRPENQGHQIGEDLLRGLLNGVPSANVLLSTPEGTSRAWKLYRRTGFVDVLRDYHFAGDPRPFAILGRALPLEPR; translated from the coding sequence GTGACCGCGATGCCCGCCGGCTACTCCCGCTACGTCCAGCTCTCGTCGGACGAGTTCCGCGCACGCCTGCCCGAAGCGCTCGACATCTACGTCCGGGCGATGCGGTACCCGGCCGGCACCGCCGAGCAGCGCGCGCCGATGTGGCTCACCCACGCGCTGCGTGAGGGCTGGCGCTGCATGGCCGCCCTCGACGCCGACGACGTCCTGCTCGGTGTCGCCTACGGGTACCGCGGGCGGGCCGGGCAGTGGTGGCACGAGCAGGTGCGCCACGGCCTGAGCCGCCGGTCCGGGCCCGCCGAGGCCGACCGCTGGCTGTCGGACTACTTCGAGCTGACCGAGATCCACGTCCGGCCCGAGAACCAGGGCCACCAGATCGGCGAGGACCTGCTGCGGGGCCTGCTCAATGGCGTGCCGAGCGCGAACGTGCTGCTCTCGACGCCCGAGGGCACCAGCCGGGCGTGGAAGCTCTACCGCCGCACCGGGTTCGTCGACGTCCTGCGCGACTACCACTTCGCCGGCGACCCGCGGCCGTTCGCGATCCTGGGGCGCGCACTGCCCCTCGAACCGCGCTGA
- a CDS encoding YbaK/EbsC family protein, with the protein MSSLDHPAVAKVAAALAEAGQHAAAEGIRVLPAEVRTAAQAAEALGVPVGAIANSLIFRLGSDKNALLALTSGAHRADPATLARLAGAEIGKADADFVRTHTGQPIGGVAPTGHPRPLPTLVDTALRDHDIVWAAAGHPKTVYPTTFAGLVALTGGTPGALGGAEEDGQP; encoded by the coding sequence ATGAGTTCGCTGGACCACCCCGCCGTCGCCAAGGTGGCGGCCGCGCTGGCCGAAGCCGGGCAGCACGCCGCCGCCGAAGGCATCCGCGTGCTGCCCGCCGAGGTCCGGACCGCCGCTCAGGCGGCCGAAGCGCTCGGCGTGCCCGTGGGGGCCATCGCCAACAGCCTCATCTTCCGCTTGGGGTCCGACAAAAACGCGCTCCTCGCGCTGACCTCCGGCGCCCACCGCGCCGACCCGGCCACCCTCGCCCGGCTGGCCGGCGCCGAGATCGGCAAGGCCGACGCCGACTTCGTCCGGACGCACACCGGCCAGCCGATCGGCGGGGTCGCCCCCACCGGGCACCCGCGGCCGTTGCCGACGCTCGTCGACACCGCGCTGCGGGACCACGACATCGTCTGGGCCGCCGCCGGGCATCCGAAGACCGTCTACCCCACCACCTTCGCCGGGCTGGTGGCCTTGACCGGGGGCACCCCCGGCGCGCTCGGCGGCGCGGAGGAGGATGGACAGCCGTGA